From a region of the Candidatus Eisenbacteria bacterium genome:
- a CDS encoding fused MFS/spermidine synthase, protein MTAVLWACFVVSGAAALALEMLWMRSASLVFGGTAATAASVLACYFVGLAAGALLASRGSARPVRRYGALELGAAAGAAWSVVAFALLGGEDAQAALAGAGPLAQLGAAACAILPATMCLGATLPTLGHALARDAVGRRGGLLYALNTLGAAAGAAAAGFGLPAFVGVRASYAIAILCGAGAGAAALVVGDRTTRCAPDARPPARDPLPARLVLVAAATGALGLGLEVLWTRIFAQVLHNSVYSFTTVALVFLVAIAAGAALAGLLLARVPAERIAATALVVAGVGTVGGYWLFVWLTDGLAYVGMKAGLAEYVGRIVALAAATAGPAALAGAAVLPALWEEFGITRGPARPMGLLTAASCLGGAAGALVAGFVVVPALGVRGGLLLAAVGYVVLADVASPARGTWRLLAYAGLLAVIVADPLRAPLTHLRNSVETIRATLEGPSGIATVVDSGVDTQLRLDSFYTLGGSASAANERRQGLVPLLLHPDPHRVAFIGLATGITASAAPALGVRETTVIEVVPEVATLARTHFGVWNDGLLERDGVRLVVGDGRRHLAASDERFDVVVSDLFIPWHAGAGSLYAREMYETAARRLAPGGLFCQWLPLYQLTREELDVIARTFLAVFPHVTLWRDDFYADRPVVALVGLLEPRTLDLEQVGERIAALPEAARDTVVQSPRGLAMLYAGDLTAAADLFTAAPLNTDDRPVIEFLAPRLTRMSSAGDKDWFTGEALEAFYASLADQPPALLPPTDDTGRGRRAGLALFRYALASARHDDQAAARHQADVQRLVPEVVAAADRSPAVDPDDAFARLRREESQLRRQVSEMERRLADLAGGDE, encoded by the coding sequence GTGACCGCCGTCCTCTGGGCCTGCTTCGTCGTCTCGGGCGCGGCGGCGCTCGCGCTCGAGATGCTGTGGATGCGCTCGGCGTCCCTCGTCTTCGGCGGCACCGCGGCGACGGCCGCGAGCGTCCTCGCGTGCTACTTCGTGGGCCTCGCAGCCGGTGCGCTCCTTGCCAGCCGCGGCAGCGCGCGGCCGGTGCGCCGCTACGGCGCGCTCGAGCTCGGCGCGGCGGCCGGCGCCGCGTGGTCGGTCGTCGCGTTCGCCCTCCTCGGAGGCGAGGATGCGCAGGCCGCGCTAGCCGGAGCGGGCCCGCTCGCACAGCTCGGGGCCGCCGCGTGCGCGATCCTTCCGGCGACGATGTGTCTCGGCGCCACGCTTCCGACCCTCGGCCACGCGCTCGCGCGCGACGCGGTCGGGCGGCGCGGTGGCCTTCTCTACGCCCTCAATACCCTCGGGGCCGCGGCGGGCGCGGCCGCGGCGGGCTTCGGGCTTCCGGCGTTCGTCGGCGTGCGGGCGAGCTATGCGATCGCGATCCTTTGCGGCGCCGGCGCGGGCGCGGCGGCCCTCGTCGTCGGCGACCGGACGACCCGGTGCGCACCTGACGCGCGACCGCCCGCGCGGGACCCGCTGCCCGCGCGCCTCGTCCTGGTCGCGGCCGCGACCGGAGCGCTCGGCCTCGGTCTCGAAGTGCTGTGGACGCGCATCTTCGCGCAGGTGCTCCACAACTCGGTGTACTCCTTCACCACCGTCGCGCTCGTCTTCCTCGTCGCCATCGCCGCCGGCGCGGCGCTGGCGGGACTGCTCCTCGCCCGCGTTCCGGCAGAGCGCATCGCGGCGACGGCGCTCGTCGTCGCCGGCGTGGGCACCGTCGGCGGCTACTGGCTCTTCGTGTGGCTCACCGATGGCCTCGCATACGTCGGCATGAAGGCAGGCCTCGCGGAGTACGTCGGCCGCATCGTCGCGTTGGCCGCCGCGACCGCAGGCCCGGCGGCGCTGGCTGGCGCCGCGGTCCTCCCGGCGCTGTGGGAGGAATTCGGCATCACCAGGGGACCGGCGCGGCCGATGGGTCTCCTCACCGCCGCGAGCTGTCTCGGCGGCGCAGCCGGGGCGCTCGTCGCGGGCTTCGTCGTCGTGCCGGCGCTCGGTGTACGCGGTGGCCTCCTGCTCGCCGCGGTCGGCTACGTCGTGCTCGCCGACGTCGCGTCGCCGGCGCGCGGGACCTGGCGGCTCCTCGCCTACGCCGGTCTCCTCGCCGTCATCGTCGCCGATCCGCTCCGCGCCCCGCTGACGCACCTGCGGAATTCCGTCGAGACGATTCGCGCCACGCTCGAAGGTCCGTCGGGTATCGCCACGGTCGTCGACAGCGGCGTCGACACGCAGCTCCGCCTCGACAGCTTCTACACGCTCGGCGGCAGCGCCTCGGCCGCCAACGAGCGACGCCAGGGGCTCGTCCCGCTGCTCCTGCATCCCGATCCGCACCGCGTCGCCTTCATCGGCCTTGCGACCGGCATCACCGCGAGCGCGGCGCCGGCGCTGGGCGTCCGCGAGACGACCGTGATCGAGGTCGTCCCCGAGGTGGCGACGCTCGCGCGCACGCACTTCGGCGTCTGGAACGACGGGCTGCTCGAGCGCGACGGCGTGCGCCTCGTCGTCGGCGACGGGCGTCGCCATCTCGCCGCGAGCGACGAGCGCTTCGACGTCGTCGTCTCCGACCTCTTCATACCCTGGCACGCCGGCGCGGGCAGCCTCTACGCCCGCGAGATGTACGAGACGGCCGCGCGCCGGCTTGCGCCGGGCGGGCTCTTCTGCCAGTGGCTGCCGCTCTATCAGTTGACGCGCGAGGAGCTCGACGTGATCGCGCGTACCTTCCTCGCCGTCTTCCCCCACGTGACGCTGTGGCGGGACGACTTCTACGCGGACCGGCCCGTCGTCGCGCTCGTCGGCCTGCTCGAGCCGCGCACGCTCGATCTGGAGCAGGTGGGCGAGCGTATCGCGGCGCTGCCCGAGGCCGCGCGGGACACCGTCGTCCAGTCGCCGCGCGGGCTCGCCATGCTGTATGCCGGCGACCTCACGGCCGCGGCCGACCTCTTCACCGCCGCACCGCTCAACACCGACGACCGGCCGGTGATCGAGTTCCTGGCGCCGCGTCTCACACGCATGTCGAGCGCCGGCGACAAGGACTGGTTCACGGGCGAGGCGCTGGAAGCCTTCTATGCATCGCTGGCCGACCAACCGCCCGCGCTGCTGCCCCCAACCGACGACACCGGGCGCGGGCGCCGCGCGGGCCTCGCGCTCTTCCGCTACGCGCTCGCGAGCGCGCGCCACGACGACCAGGCGGCGGCACGCCATCAGGCGGACGTGCAGCGCCTCGTGCCCGAGGTGGTGGCGGCGGCCGACCGCTCGCCGGCGGTCGACCCTGATGACGCGTTCGCGCGCCTCCGCCGCGAGGAGTCCCAGCTTCGGCGCCAGGTGAGCGAGATGGAGCGGCGCCTCGCCGATCTCGCGGGAGGTGACGAATGA
- a CDS encoding metal ABC transporter substrate-binding protein — MTRPLFALIVAAALVVPGRVPAADKLKIVTTIPDLADMTRQVGGDRVDVTSLATGVEDIHAVPMKPSFAVLLNTADAVVVVGLEAEHAFMPALLEASRNPKIQRDQPGYIDTSVYITPLEVPGRIDRSLGDQHPMGNPHINLDPVMGKDMVRAIADGLSRLDPANEATYKANLAAYTAKLDAAIARWEKEAAPLRGKKLVSYHPDMVYFAERFGMEPVGTIEIRPGVDPTPGHIEELEAQMRREKVDIVVRELHYPATLAESVAQATGAKLVELPAMAGGLPDTKDYISFVDHNVRTMVQAVKGG, encoded by the coding sequence ATGACACGTCCACTGTTCGCTCTCATCGTCGCGGCCGCGCTCGTCGTCCCAGGGCGCGTTCCGGCCGCCGACAAGCTGAAGATCGTGACCACCATCCCCGACCTAGCCGACATGACGCGCCAGGTGGGCGGCGATCGCGTCGACGTGACGAGCCTCGCGACCGGCGTCGAGGACATCCACGCCGTGCCCATGAAGCCGAGCTTCGCGGTCCTGCTGAATACGGCCGACGCCGTCGTGGTCGTGGGCCTCGAGGCCGAGCACGCGTTCATGCCGGCGCTGCTCGAGGCGTCGCGCAACCCGAAGATCCAGCGCGATCAGCCGGGCTACATCGACACCTCGGTCTATATCACACCGCTCGAGGTGCCGGGCCGCATCGACCGCTCGCTCGGCGACCAACACCCGATGGGGAACCCGCACATCAACCTCGACCCGGTGATGGGAAAGGACATGGTGCGGGCGATCGCCGACGGGCTCTCGCGCCTCGACCCCGCGAACGAGGCCACCTACAAGGCGAACCTGGCCGCCTACACTGCGAAGCTCGACGCAGCGATCGCGCGCTGGGAGAAAGAGGCCGCACCGCTTCGCGGCAAGAAGCTCGTGAGCTACCATCCAGACATGGTCTACTTCGCCGAGCGATTCGGGATGGAGCCCGTGGGCACGATCGAAATCCGCCCCGGCGTCGACCCGACTCCGGGACACATCGAGGAACTCGAGGCGCAGATGCGTCGCGAGAAGGTCGACATCGTCGTACGCGAGCTCCACTACCCCGCCACCTTGGCGGAGAGCGTGGCGCAGGCCACCGGTGCCAAGCTCGTCGAGCTGCCCGCGATGGCCGGCGGGCTTCCCGATACGAAGGATTACATCAGCTTCGTCGACCACAACGTGCGGACCATGGTGCAAGCCGTCAAAGGAGGGTGA
- a CDS encoding metal ABC transporter permease yields MSTFVQILRPDFLLRDALIGSVVVGLVCPLVGAYFVLRRMIFLGVALPQLSAAGIAFAFLVYGMTFGQHEHGAMGERALAMIGSFAFTLGGLIALAALERRGRETIDGRIGLTYAIATALTILFLASDPYGEAQMVNLLKGDFLATTATSLRGVAMVLAAVVVVLLAFRKELLLVSFDRELALVFGKRVWVWDGLLYLVMGVTISLGVTTAGPIVAFGFLVVPPLTARLVTRHMLTFSLAASAFGGFSAFAGFYLAYLADLPLGPTQVAFAVLLLAVVASATTLRRAALRWSAA; encoded by the coding sequence ATGAGCACCTTCGTCCAGATCCTTCGGCCCGACTTCCTGTTGCGGGATGCGCTGATCGGGAGCGTCGTCGTCGGCCTCGTTTGCCCGCTGGTCGGCGCCTATTTCGTCCTGCGGAGGATGATCTTCCTCGGCGTGGCGCTACCGCAGCTCTCGGCGGCGGGCATCGCGTTCGCGTTCCTCGTCTACGGGATGACGTTCGGGCAACACGAGCACGGCGCCATGGGCGAGCGAGCGCTCGCCATGATCGGGTCCTTCGCCTTCACGCTGGGAGGGCTGATCGCGCTGGCGGCACTCGAGCGCCGAGGGCGGGAGACCATCGACGGCCGGATCGGTCTCACCTACGCGATCGCTACCGCGCTCACGATCCTCTTCCTGGCCAGCGATCCCTACGGCGAGGCCCAGATGGTGAACCTGCTGAAGGGCGACTTCCTGGCCACCACTGCCACGAGCCTCCGCGGCGTCGCCATGGTGCTGGCCGCCGTGGTGGTCGTGCTACTGGCGTTTCGGAAGGAGCTGCTCCTGGTCTCCTTCGATCGCGAGCTGGCGCTCGTGTTCGGGAAGCGCGTCTGGGTGTGGGACGGCCTCCTCTATCTCGTGATGGGCGTCACCATATCGCTCGGCGTCACCACGGCCGGACCGATCGTCGCCTTCGGCTTCCTCGTCGTGCCGCCCCTGACGGCGCGGCTCGTGACGCGGCACATGCTGACGTTCTCGCTCGCCGCCTCGGCGTTCGGGGGGTTCTCCGCGTTCGCCGGGTTCTATCTCGCATATCTGGCCGATCTCCCGCTCGGCCCGACGCAGGTGGCCTTCGCCGTGCTCCTGCTGGCTGTGGTCGCGTCCGCGACGACGCTGCGTCGGGCGGCCCTGCGATGGAGCGCCGCGTGA
- a CDS encoding metal ABC transporter ATP-binding protein — MSKPILALHDVSLGYDGRPVLQHLTFEVEEGEFLALLGPNGGGKSTLLRGILGLMAPLTGRIEHGLDRKASPPGYVPQRDTLDPIFPLTASEVVLMGTYARLGPLRPVGRSQRRIAATAIEQVGLTSIADAPFWALSGGQKQRVLIARALAAEPRVLLLDEPTAGVDPGAAAAIMEVISRLNREQAMTVILVTHQLRQARPLVRSVIWVEDGTARKGPTATMLSPERIAEVFGAGVG; from the coding sequence ATGTCGAAGCCGATCCTGGCGCTCCATGACGTTAGTCTCGGCTACGACGGCCGCCCGGTGCTGCAACACCTGACATTCGAGGTCGAGGAGGGCGAGTTTCTCGCTCTGCTCGGCCCGAACGGGGGCGGGAAGAGCACACTCCTACGTGGCATCCTCGGACTCATGGCGCCGCTGACCGGGCGCATCGAGCACGGGCTCGACCGCAAGGCGTCGCCCCCGGGATACGTGCCCCAGCGCGACACCCTCGACCCGATCTTTCCGCTGACGGCGTCCGAGGTCGTCCTCATGGGCACGTATGCCCGGTTGGGACCGCTCCGCCCGGTCGGCCGCAGCCAGCGTCGCATCGCCGCGACCGCGATCGAGCAGGTAGGTCTCACGAGCATCGCGGATGCGCCTTTCTGGGCGCTCTCCGGCGGCCAGAAGCAGCGCGTGCTGATCGCGCGCGCGCTCGCGGCCGAGCCGCGCGTGCTCCTGCTCGACGAGCCGACGGCCGGCGTCGATCCGGGCGCGGCCGCGGCCATCATGGAGGTGATCTCGCGCCTCAATCGCGAGCAGGCGATGACGGTGATCCTCGTCACGCACCAGCTCCGCCAGGCCCGCCCCCTCGTCCGTTCCGTCATCTGGGTGGAGGACGGAACGGCCAGGAAGGGGCCCACGGCAACCATGCTGTCGCCCGAGCGCATCGCCGAAGTCTTCGGCGCCGGCGTCGGATGA